One genomic window of Corythoichthys intestinalis isolate RoL2023-P3 chromosome 18, ASM3026506v1, whole genome shotgun sequence includes the following:
- the LOC130906716 gene encoding uncharacterized protein K02A2.6-like — MHVDEESREWLTINKHKGLFRYCRLPFSITSAPALFQRAMDQILSVLPVVQCYLDDILCTGANDEEHLRNFDAVLKRLRQYDLRVCKEKCEFLRPSVEYLGHVIDHEGLHKAPSKTKAIVDAPAPENVSLLRSFLGLLNYYGRFIPNLASLLKPLHELLCKDVKWKWTNECNKAFRNAKNTLISSEVLTHFNPSYPIQLVCDASPYGVGAVISHVFPNGDERPIAFAPRTLNKAESNYAHLEREALSIIFGVRKFHQYLYGRKFTLLTDHRPLTTILGPHAGIPSLAAARLQRWALLLSAHSYDIKYRKSDLHCNADGLSRLPLPVTKHEPTSVDIFYFRNVEHAPISASQVKRATRKDPDLSVVMDMVIKGQTKCENTALKPFLDRRWELSVQSGCLLWGRRVIVPQSLRAKMLAQLHAGHSGIVKMKEMARSFFWWPGLDKQIEETVKSCSSCQKIRNNPPAAPLHPWDFPQDPWHRIHIDFAGPFENRMFLVAIDAHSKWPEVAIMKSTTWEKAIEKLGEMFSRFGAPAQLVSDNGPQFVSKEMVEFLQANRVQHIKSAPYHPATNDLAERFVQTLKHALKASLGQSTLHQRLQEFLLKYQTFVHATTKVSPASLMFSQEIPTSMDLPKPPTLS; from the coding sequence atgcatgtggacGAAGAATCACGGGAGTGGCTGACAATTAACAAGCACAAGGGACTTTTCAGATATTGCAGATTACCTTTTAGCATCACATCTGCTCCTGCTCTGTTTCAACGGGCTATGGATCAAATTTTGAGTGTATTGCCAGTAGTACAATGTTACTTGGATGACATTCTCTGCACCGGTGCCAACGACGAGGAGCATCTTCGCAACTTTGATGCTGTCTTAAAAAGGCTAAGGCAGTATGATCTTCGAGTGTGCAAGGAAAAATGCGAATTTTTGAGACCATCGGTGGAGTATCTCGGGCATGTGATAGACCACGAAGGACTACACAAGGCTCCATCAAAGACTAAGGCAATTGTGGATGCACCCGCCCCAGAAAATGTAAGTCTGCTTAGATCTTTCTTAGGTCTATTGAACTATTATGGACGGTTTATTCCCAATTTGGCATCACTTCTTAAACCATTGCATGAGCTGTTGTGCAAAGATGTAAAATGGAAATGGACAAATGAGTGTAACAAAGCTTTTCGAAATGCGAAAAACACCCTGATTTCATCAGAGGTTCTCACTCATTTCAACCCTTCATATCCAATACAGCTGGTATGTGATGCTTCACCCTATGGGGTGGGTGCTGTCATCTCCCATGTGTTCCCGAACGGAGATGAAAGACCAATTGCTTTCGCACCGAGAACACTTAACAAAGCAGAGTCAAACTATGCTCATTTGGAACGAGAAGCATTGAGCATTATTTTTGGTGTGAGGAAGTTCCACCAATATTTGTATGGAAGGAAGTTTACTCTGTTAACGGATCACAGACCACTGACAACGATTTTGGGACCTCATGCGGGAATCCCTTCACTGGCTGCTGCACGTCTTCAGAGGTGGGCTTTGTTGTTATCAGCTCACTCATACGACATCAAGTATCGTAAATCTGATTTGCATTGCAATGCTGATGGACTTTCGAGGTTGCCGCTTCCTGTCACAAAACATGAACCTACCTCAGTGGACATATTCTATTTCCGAAATGTTGAACATGCACCAATTTCAGCGTCGCAAGTAAAACGTGCAACTCGGAAGGACCCCGACCTGTCAGTCGTCATGGACATGGTAATTAAAGGACAAACCAAGTGTGAGAACACCGCTCTCAAACCTTTTTTGGATAGGAGGTGGGAACTTTCTGTTCAATCGGGTTGTTTGCTGTGGGGAAGGAGAGTGATTGTGCCACAGTCATTGCGTGCTAAAATGCTTGCGCAACTGCATGCAGGTCACAGTggtattgttaaaatgaaagaaatggcgAGAAGTTTTTTTTGGTGGCCAGGATTAGATAAACAGATCGAAGAGACGGTAAAAAGTTGTTCATCTTGCCAGAAGATTCGCAACAATCCACCTGCAGCCCCACTTCATCCTTGGGATTTTCCTCAGGACCCTTGGCACCGCATTCATATTGACTTTGCGGGGCCTTTTGAAAATCGAATGTTTCTGGTTGCTATCGATGCCCATAGTAAGTGGCCAGAGGTAGCTATCATGAAATCAACCACATGGGAAAAGGCAATTGAGAAGTTAGGGGAGATGTTTAGTCGTTTCGGAGCCCCTGCACAACTCGTCTCAGACAATGGGCCCCAATTTGTGTCAAAAGAAATGGTTGAATTCCTGCAAGCCAATAGGGTTCAACATATTAAGTCGGCTCCCTATCACCCGGCAACCAACGACTTGGCAGAGAGGTTTGTGCAGACCCTCAAACATGCTCTCAAAGCATCACTAGGGCAAAGTACACTCCATCAGAGACTACaagaatttctcctcaaatACCAAACATTTGTGCATGCAACTACCAAAGTATCGCCAGCGAGCCTCATGTTTTCTCAAGAGATACCAACTAGCATGGATCTTCCGAAACCACCAACCCTGAGCtag
- the timd4 gene encoding T-cell immunoglobulin and mucin domain-containing protein 4 isoform X1, with protein sequence MASASPRQRLTPQTLATMFHLLLSGGVVPISCYKVSEGAVASLSCQYSVRRFGLSRVCWGRSCGTLWCSNILIQTDENGVISKVEDRYRLTGDILDGQMDLDILDVRRSDSGPYCCRVDIDGLFNDKKVIMNLRVVKASINIPTTTLATTTTTQVTEASTSGVTRQMLQPPQLDLVKRNSTMLRSTIITVVNQAPASLSLHINIPVLSLSLTVLITLAAVFFSLAFKRGLRRPTLRRGCFSSEEVPHIIYEIRMRRPVQENIYTLD encoded by the exons ATGGCGTCCGCGTCGCCTCGCCAACGTCTCACACCTCAGACTTTGGCCACTATGTTTCATCTCCTCCTGTCAG GTGGCGTTGTTCCTATTTCCTGCTATAAAGTCAGCGAAGGTGCCGTGGCGTCGCTCTCATGTCAGTACTCAGTGCGGCGTTTCGGCTTGAGTCGCGTGTGTTGGGGCCGCAGCTGCGGGACCCTCTGGTGCAGCAACATCCTCATCCAGACCGATGAAAATGGCGTCATCTCCAAG GTGGAGGACCGCTACCGGCTGACGGGAGACATCCTGGACGGACAGATGGACCTGGACATTTTGGACGTGAGGCGCAGCGACAGCGGGCCGTATTGCTGTAGGGTGGACATCGACGGGCTGTTCAATGACAAGAAAGTGATCATGAACCTGCGGGTGGTCAAAG CTTCGATCAACATTCCTACAACTACGTTGGCAACAACGACCACAACACAAGTAACAGAGGCGTCGACTTCAGGAG TTACTAGGCAAATGCTGCAGCCGCCTCAGCTTGACCTTGTCAAGAGGAACTCGACAATGCTGCGCTCCACCATCATCACT GTGGTGAACCAGGCTCCAGCTTCACTCTCCCTTCACATCAACATTCCGGTGCTGTCGCTCTCACTCACAGTGCTGATAACACTGGCTGCAGTTTTCTTCTCTCTGGCCTTCAAGC GTGGGTTACGCAGACCAACTTTAAGGCGTGGCTG TTTTTCCAGTGAGGAAGTTCCTCACATCATTTATGAGATCAGGATGAGAAGACCAGTTCAGGAGAATATCTACACTCTTGACTAG
- the timd4 gene encoding T-cell immunoglobulin and mucin domain-containing protein 4 isoform X2 — translation MMFDPRKHRVKQRLLPRHRSPIISSNAISIRLVSYRWQVEDRYRLTGDILDGQMDLDILDVRRSDSGPYCCRVDIDGLFNDKKVIMNLRVVKASINIPTTTLATTTTTQVTEASTSGVTRQMLQPPQLDLVKRNSTMLRSTIITVVNQAPASLSLHINIPVLSLSLTVLITLAAVFFSLAFKRGLRRPTLRRGCFSSEEVPHIIYEIRMRRPVQENIYTLD, via the exons atgatgtttgatccacgaaaacacagagtaaagcagcgacttcttcctcgtcatcgttctcccatcattagctctaatgctattagcattaggctagttagctatcgctggcag GTGGAGGACCGCTACCGGCTGACGGGAGACATCCTGGACGGACAGATGGACCTGGACATTTTGGACGTGAGGCGCAGCGACAGCGGGCCGTATTGCTGTAGGGTGGACATCGACGGGCTGTTCAATGACAAGAAAGTGATCATGAACCTGCGGGTGGTCAAAG CTTCGATCAACATTCCTACAACTACGTTGGCAACAACGACCACAACACAAGTAACAGAGGCGTCGACTTCAGGAG TTACTAGGCAAATGCTGCAGCCGCCTCAGCTTGACCTTGTCAAGAGGAACTCGACAATGCTGCGCTCCACCATCATCACT GTGGTGAACCAGGCTCCAGCTTCACTCTCCCTTCACATCAACATTCCGGTGCTGTCGCTCTCACTCACAGTGCTGATAACACTGGCTGCAGTTTTCTTCTCTCTGGCCTTCAAGC GTGGGTTACGCAGACCAACTTTAAGGCGTGGCTG TTTTTCCAGTGAGGAAGTTCCTCACATCATTTATGAGATCAGGATGAGAAGACCAGTTCAGGAGAATATCTACACTCTTGACTAG